One genomic segment of Puniceicoccaceae bacterium includes these proteins:
- a CDS encoding glycosyltransferase — MRTPTSSTPPTALHSVLIGHYANDEQASMERFDERIEQQLVESGAIHRTWKPPVCLGCIQRSASGIGKWLGYIDKFVIFPLLIQIRLMRMGKMAKQTVFILPDHSHGPYVPFFSRLPHVVHVHDMIAIRTAAGAFPGQQLSRTGRIYQRCIVRGLRHARNFLCISEATRQDLLRWVEPEAERCEVVWNELNFPYQRCGPDEPRPAGLPELSESGFLLHVGNRLWYKNRPGVLRIFEAFSAHAARGHDIDLVIVGDAPDANDLAWLTSRELQNRVHFLQGVDCLVLQWLYSRSLGLLFPSHHEGFGWPIIEALACGCPVLTTRQPPMSEIGSKWVEYVDPMPSINEERSLHDWLRSAVEVLEQWLEQEPSARNEHIWSRIEYSRRFAVGSAFREYIRFYQTLLPSGGSYTSDS, encoded by the coding sequence ATGCGCACTCCCACATCATCAACCCCGCCGACTGCGCTGCACAGTGTTCTCATCGGACATTATGCCAATGATGAGCAGGCGAGCATGGAGCGATTTGATGAGCGCATTGAGCAACAGCTGGTGGAATCCGGTGCGATTCACCGCACATGGAAACCACCTGTCTGCCTGGGATGCATTCAGCGCAGCGCAAGCGGAATCGGAAAATGGTTGGGCTATATCGATAAGTTTGTGATCTTTCCGTTGCTGATCCAGATTCGACTGATGCGAATGGGCAAAATGGCAAAACAGACCGTCTTCATTTTGCCAGATCACAGCCACGGACCCTATGTTCCGTTCTTTTCACGACTGCCCCATGTGGTGCATGTGCATGACATGATCGCGATTCGAACGGCGGCAGGTGCATTCCCGGGTCAACAGCTCAGCAGAACAGGGCGCATCTATCAGCGCTGCATTGTGCGTGGGCTTCGGCATGCGCGCAATTTCCTCTGTATTTCCGAGGCCACCCGACAGGATTTGCTGCGTTGGGTTGAGCCGGAGGCAGAACGCTGCGAAGTGGTGTGGAATGAACTCAATTTTCCATACCAACGCTGTGGTCCCGATGAACCACGCCCTGCTGGTTTGCCGGAGCTTTCTGAGAGCGGGTTTTTACTGCATGTGGGAAATCGCCTTTGGTACAAGAATCGTCCAGGCGTATTGCGCATTTTTGAGGCCTTTTCAGCCCATGCTGCACGTGGACACGACATCGATCTGGTGATTGTGGGGGATGCCCCCGACGCGAACGATCTCGCATGGCTTACCTCGCGAGAACTCCAGAACCGGGTTCATTTCCTTCAGGGTGTCGATTGTCTGGTGCTTCAGTGGCTCTACAGTCGAAGCCTCGGTCTCTTGTTTCCGTCACATCATGAGGGATTTGGTTGGCCGATTATTGAGGCATTGGCCTGTGGGTGCCCGGTTTTGACGACCCGCCAACCTCCAATGTCCGAAATCGGATCGAAGTGGGTCGAATATGTCGATCCGATGCCTTCCATAAACGAAGAAAGATCTCTGCATGACTGGCTTCGGTCGGCGGTGGAAGTGTTGGAGCAGTGGTTGGAGCAGGAACCCTCTGCGCGAAACGAGCACATCTGGAGTCGCATCGAATACAGCCGCCGCTTTGCGGTTGGAAGTGCGTTTCGGGAATACATCAGATTTTACCAAACCCTGTTGCCATCTGGTGGCAGTTACACTTCGGATTCATGA
- a CDS encoding glycosyltransferase family 4 protein: MLLIIEKQPVQYRAPLYAEIHRMQGEAIRVMYQSSGATDQRLDPEFGNAFAWDIPLLEGYSHEVVPHRRLLWKSLWRAISERNVDAVLLTDFSSAISIRAMLLALLNGTPLWLRMETQDHAYARSIWKTSLRNLCYQLLYAPISRALAIGQLNREHYQRHGLHAQQLHRVPYVVANPLQNESRPHRQQRREQLRDALGISQDKRVVAFFGKLIPKKNPDILVEAFRQLPADLKPLTHLLFVGSGALESALRSQCQSYGIPATFAGFINQRAIHDYYLASDVVCLPSRQMGETWGLTVNEGLQAGCAVLCSEHVGCSVEFATWERVRVCRSEDAGHAAQCLNELLRMDPDPDWCARRMAEQYSMQSAARDWVLAMQMHATHSVSRSLLAV, encoded by the coding sequence ATGTTGTTGATCATTGAAAAGCAGCCAGTCCAGTATCGGGCTCCACTCTACGCCGAAATTCACCGCATGCAGGGCGAGGCAATCCGCGTCATGTACCAGTCGAGTGGAGCAACGGATCAGCGGCTGGATCCCGAGTTTGGGAATGCCTTCGCCTGGGACATCCCATTGCTAGAGGGCTATTCGCATGAAGTGGTGCCGCATCGGCGCTTGCTTTGGAAATCGCTTTGGCGAGCCATCTCTGAACGAAATGTGGATGCAGTCCTGCTGACGGACTTTAGCAGTGCCATCAGTATTCGGGCGATGCTATTGGCGCTGTTGAACGGCACTCCGCTTTGGTTGCGAATGGAGACGCAGGATCACGCGTATGCCCGCTCGATTTGGAAAACGTCACTGCGTAACCTTTGCTATCAATTGCTCTACGCACCCATTTCAAGAGCACTTGCGATTGGCCAGCTCAATCGTGAGCACTATCAGCGTCACGGTTTGCATGCCCAGCAATTGCATCGGGTGCCATACGTCGTTGCGAATCCGCTGCAGAACGAATCCAGACCACATCGCCAGCAGCGACGCGAACAGCTCCGCGATGCACTGGGAATTTCCCAGGACAAGCGGGTTGTGGCATTTTTCGGAAAACTGATTCCCAAAAAGAATCCGGATATATTGGTTGAGGCATTTCGACAACTCCCTGCAGATCTGAAACCGCTTACCCATCTGTTGTTTGTCGGTTCAGGTGCATTGGAATCCGCACTTCGCAGTCAGTGCCAGTCATACGGCATTCCTGCAACCTTTGCCGGATTCATCAATCAACGCGCGATTCACGATTATTACCTGGCATCGGACGTGGTCTGCCTGCCATCGCGACAAATGGGAGAAACCTGGGGACTGACCGTGAATGAAGGGTTGCAGGCGGGTTGTGCGGTGCTCTGTTCCGAACATGTCGGATGTTCGGTCGAATTTGCAACATGGGAGCGGGTTCGCGTGTGCCGCTCGGAAGATGCCGGGCATGCCGCCCAATGCCTGAATGAGCTGCTGAGGATGGACCCCGATCCGGATTGGTGCGCCCGTCGCATGGCTGAGCAGTATTCGATGCAGAGCGCTGCCCGCGACTGGGTATTGGCGATGCAAATGCATGCCACCCATAGCGTGAGTCGTTCACTGCTTGCAGTCTAA
- a CDS encoding glycosyltransferase family 4 protein, translated as MTIAYASPNRSHHFRYAEGLEAEGLLKWFVQGYPRFRRAPLAVDSRRVMHRDFLQTLFVPAFRVLNEHPFTERLNLASKNSIDRGLCRAMKEAQVGLFYNGCGLHSLRHWSGSGKVFVCEAVNCHLDAQSEWLREECQLLGLPFREPYEPEREKRLAEYAEADYILCPSQFVARSFVSKGIAAERLLVNPFGIAPAPALLRPGSGKGSDDSFTVLYVGSINYRKGLRYLIEAFDRLRVPGKLLRIVGPRLEPDGISDLHLPDGVRFDGVLRGEALTQAYLQADVFVQPSIEEGLSLVIGEAMGHGLPVIATNHTGVDELFADGECGFHVPIRDSQSLLDRLTRIAENDSLRQQFAEAGLAKSRKFSGWAASQHSLCALLQKLQPSLS; from the coding sequence ATGACGATTGCCTATGCATCCCCCAATCGATCCCATCACTTCCGCTATGCGGAGGGGCTGGAGGCCGAAGGATTGCTCAAATGGTTTGTGCAGGGATATCCGCGTTTCAGGCGTGCGCCACTGGCGGTGGATTCCCGTCGGGTGATGCATCGGGATTTTCTGCAGACGCTCTTTGTGCCAGCGTTTCGGGTATTAAACGAACACCCGTTCACCGAACGCCTGAATCTTGCAAGCAAGAATTCCATCGACCGTGGACTTTGCCGTGCCATGAAAGAGGCGCAGGTGGGTCTGTTTTACAACGGATGTGGACTGCATTCCCTGCGCCACTGGAGCGGCAGCGGGAAAGTGTTTGTGTGTGAGGCGGTCAACTGTCACCTCGATGCCCAGAGTGAATGGTTGCGTGAGGAATGCCAACTACTGGGCTTGCCCTTTCGCGAACCCTACGAACCCGAGCGGGAAAAACGACTGGCCGAGTATGCAGAGGCGGATTACATCCTCTGCCCGTCCCAGTTTGTTGCCCGAAGTTTTGTGTCGAAAGGTATCGCAGCGGAACGACTGCTCGTGAATCCCTTCGGTATCGCTCCTGCTCCTGCCCTGCTGCGGCCCGGCTCAGGAAAAGGATCTGATGATTCCTTCACCGTGCTCTATGTGGGGTCCATCAACTACCGCAAAGGATTGCGCTATCTGATCGAGGCGTTTGACCGCCTCAGGGTGCCAGGAAAGCTGCTGCGCATCGTGGGTCCCCGGCTGGAACCTGATGGAATCAGCGATCTTCACCTGCCTGATGGGGTTCGATTTGACGGAGTGCTGAGGGGTGAGGCACTGACGCAGGCCTATTTGCAGGCGGATGTTTTTGTGCAGCCGAGCATTGAAGAGGGATTATCCCTTGTGATTGGGGAAGCGATGGGGCATGGATTGCCCGTGATCGCAACGAATCACACCGGTGTGGATGAACTCTTTGCCGATGGAGAGTGTGGTTTTCACGTGCCGATTCGGGATTCGCAGTCATTGCTCGACAGACTCACACGGATTGCCGAAAACGACTCCCTGCGACAACAGTTTGCAGAGGCTGGGCTTGCCAAGAGCCGGAAGTTCTCGGGGTGGGCAGCCAGCCAGCACTCCCTGTGCGCACTGTTGCAAAAACTTCAACCATCCCTGTCTTGA
- a CDS encoding glycosyltransferase family 4 protein, whose translation MKILFCSYVFAPSVGGVEHVGLELARRIAQRGHHVTVVTETPGSDQINGLTVVRNPDAAELKRLYDQADAVFGNHLSLRLLRPLLFRPKMPHCILLHTHLSRELPHRLLHAVLLRRGRTYAVSEALARAHHLQDRVIYNGYDADLFHSHEASDRSLDFLFVGRLVSDKGIDLLMQALRQLPVRYSCSVVGDGPERNELEAHAPEQMKFLGRQDSKRIAKLMRQSKWLVVPSRWQEPFGLVAIEAIACGARVLAANHGGLPEAVGPCGLLFEPNNVTSLKNAMQAAMECDDQANFTEQERNTHLSQFSYERQVDRILKVLHQ comes from the coding sequence ATGAAAATTCTCTTCTGCAGCTATGTTTTTGCCCCTTCGGTGGGGGGGGTTGAACATGTGGGACTTGAGTTGGCCCGGCGCATCGCGCAGCGCGGTCATCACGTGACCGTGGTCACCGAGACTCCGGGTTCCGATCAAATCAATGGCTTGACCGTTGTGCGCAATCCCGATGCAGCAGAATTGAAACGACTCTATGATCAAGCTGATGCGGTGTTTGGCAACCACCTGAGCTTGCGGCTGTTGCGGCCACTGCTGTTCCGCCCGAAAATGCCTCATTGCATTTTGCTGCACACCCATCTTTCCCGAGAACTCCCGCATCGCTTGCTGCACGCAGTGCTGCTGCGTCGGGGACGTACCTATGCGGTGAGTGAAGCCCTGGCCAGGGCGCATCACCTGCAGGACCGCGTGATCTACAATGGCTATGATGCGGATCTGTTCCATTCGCATGAAGCGTCGGATCGAAGTTTGGATTTCCTTTTTGTGGGACGCCTGGTCAGCGACAAGGGCATCGATTTGCTCATGCAAGCCCTGCGGCAGCTTCCTGTACGTTATAGTTGCAGCGTAGTGGGGGATGGCCCCGAGCGAAATGAACTCGAAGCACATGCTCCGGAACAGATGAAATTTCTCGGTCGCCAGGATTCCAAGCGCATCGCCAAATTGATGCGCCAAAGCAAGTGGCTCGTGGTACCGTCTCGCTGGCAGGAACCCTTCGGACTGGTCGCGATTGAAGCGATTGCATGCGGAGCGCGTGTGTTGGCTGCGAATCATGGAGGTCTGCCAGAAGCGGTCGGACCCTGTGGTCTTCTTTTTGAACCGAACAATGTGACATCCCTGAAAAACGCGATGCAGGCGGCAATGGAATGTGATGATCAGGCGAATTTTACTGAACAGGAGCGAAACACCCACCTATCCCAATTTTCCTATGAGCGCCAGGTTGACCGGATTCTGAAGGTGCTGCATCAATAG
- a CDS encoding glycosyltransferase family 2 protein, giving the protein MMKRKRMRWLIELFQDLTEMVRSIRDLTTHVAMHSESPLVSIIIPVFNAEAYLAATLQSCLEQRYPNIEIIVINDGSTDGSSAILRDYDDARIRVIETRNLGGCAARNTGIAQARGDLFQFLDHDDVLAPDKLERQVRQVQIHGSDWIYSGDMGSVSGDQREIDEGYELYQRDFSPAEYFQTVLSQYGKFLTTGVWLVPRERVQATHGWDARAGLNDDGEYFMRVLLNSRGIRYCKDAVFYFRRDVPASLSKRRDSDEVFEKWLFSYRSYVKEFHAHLEPDLARELSWKALSVFYCNAFPHARELRKQCLSEIRALGYRRAYAHGGETLVKVARWAGIDAALWLWQAKQCLRSIIIR; this is encoded by the coding sequence ATGATGAAGAGAAAGCGCATGCGTTGGCTGATCGAATTATTTCAGGATTTGACGGAAATGGTCCGCTCGATTAGAGACCTCACTACCCACGTTGCCATGCATTCCGAGTCGCCGCTTGTTTCGATCATCATTCCGGTATTCAATGCCGAGGCCTATCTTGCGGCCACGCTGCAGTCTTGCCTCGAACAACGTTACCCCAATATCGAGATAATCGTGATCAATGACGGAAGCACGGATGGATCGTCCGCTATACTTCGTGACTACGACGATGCTCGCATTCGAGTGATCGAAACCCGCAATCTGGGAGGATGTGCTGCGCGCAATACGGGTATCGCTCAGGCCAGGGGTGATTTGTTTCAATTTCTCGATCACGACGATGTGCTTGCTCCCGACAAACTGGAACGCCAGGTCAGGCAGGTTCAGATCCATGGATCCGATTGGATCTACAGTGGCGATATGGGCAGTGTTTCGGGAGATCAACGGGAAATCGATGAGGGCTATGAACTCTATCAGCGCGACTTTTCACCCGCCGAGTATTTTCAAACTGTGCTGTCGCAGTACGGAAAGTTCTTAACCACAGGGGTATGGCTCGTGCCACGCGAACGGGTACAGGCCACACATGGATGGGACGCACGCGCCGGACTCAATGATGATGGGGAGTATTTCATGCGTGTTCTGCTCAACTCCAGGGGAATTCGCTACTGCAAGGACGCTGTCTTCTATTTTCGGCGGGATGTACCAGCCAGCCTCAGCAAGCGCAGGGACAGCGATGAAGTTTTTGAAAAGTGGCTTTTCAGTTACCGCTCCTATGTGAAGGAATTCCATGCCCACCTTGAACCCGATCTGGCCCGGGAATTGTCATGGAAGGCACTGAGCGTATTCTATTGCAATGCGTTTCCACATGCCAGGGAGCTACGAAAGCAATGTCTTTCCGAAATTCGTGCATTGGGTTATCGCCGCGCCTATGCTCACGGAGGTGAGACTCTGGTGAAAGTTGCGCGTTGGGCGGGTATCGACGCCGCACTTTGGCTCTGGCAGGCCAAACAATGCTTGCGCAGTATAATCATTCGGTAG
- a CDS encoding glycosyltransferase family 4 protein: MNILLITQATTVKRTWGITKVIIDASEAMTLAGATCECFPSQPVHASDYETSLRAHLESTRGTYDVIEIPDTLALDLNPHRYAKCVVVRSVLLPLHRQSIHFRTRPTTLRSRIRHALMRRQIEQSEALRIEQEIATVRRRLAEADLVNVANSRDREVLIRDGINPEKIRVLPYGLNDSRRVQLEAIPRSRTDSDRAHLVFVGTFDFRKGCLDIVEVFRGYARHHPSAELHLLGTRGLMTSPQQVLGFFPRSLRSRIKVVESFSEEELPGLLAQADVGLFPSYWEGFGISVVEQLAAGIPVVAYDAPGPCDILPAEWLVPAGDVQGMTERLLKLAGERDPERARAQAKHFRWEAIGEQTVATYARAMHP; this comes from the coding sequence ATGAACATATTGCTCATCACTCAGGCCACCACGGTCAAACGAACGTGGGGTATCACAAAAGTGATCATTGATGCGTCGGAGGCGATGACACTGGCGGGTGCAACCTGCGAGTGCTTCCCATCACAACCAGTGCACGCATCTGATTACGAAACCAGTCTGCGGGCACATCTTGAATCCACGCGGGGAACGTACGATGTGATTGAAATCCCCGACACATTGGCGCTGGATCTCAATCCTCATCGCTACGCAAAATGTGTGGTGGTGCGGTCCGTTTTGCTGCCCTTGCATCGCCAGTCGATCCATTTCCGCACCCGACCCACGACGCTTCGGTCGCGGATTCGCCATGCGTTGATGCGCCGTCAGATCGAGCAGAGCGAAGCGCTACGTATTGAGCAGGAAATCGCGACCGTTCGCCGGCGACTGGCAGAGGCGGATTTGGTCAATGTTGCCAACTCGCGGGATCGGGAGGTATTGATCCGCGATGGCATCAACCCCGAAAAAATTCGGGTGCTGCCCTACGGATTAAATGACAGTCGTCGTGTGCAGCTTGAAGCCATCCCGCGCTCCCGGACGGACTCAGATCGTGCTCATCTGGTGTTTGTGGGAACCTTTGATTTTCGCAAGGGCTGCCTCGACATCGTCGAGGTCTTTCGTGGCTATGCACGACACCATCCCAGTGCGGAACTGCACCTGCTGGGGACCCGTGGGCTGATGACAAGTCCGCAACAGGTGCTGGGATTTTTTCCGCGCTCCCTGCGCTCCCGCATCAAGGTGGTGGAGTCCTTCAGTGAAGAAGAACTACCCGGATTGCTCGCCCAGGCGGATGTGGGACTGTTTCCGAGCTATTGGGAGGGATTTGGGATCAGCGTGGTGGAGCAGTTGGCTGCCGGCATTCCAGTGGTGGCCTATGATGCACCTGGTCCCTGCGATATTCTTCCAGCCGAGTGGCTTGTGCCTGCGGGGGATGTGCAGGGGATGACCGAACGGTTGCTCAAACTTGCTGGTGAGCGCGATCCTGAGCGTGCCCGGGCGCAGGCCAAGCACTTCCGATGGGAAGCCATCGGAGAACAGACGGTCGCTACTTATGCGCGCGCCATGCATCCGTAA
- a CDS encoding glycosyltransferase: MTQRTELSVCICSHNPRAQFLDRTLCALQAQTLARSRWELLLIDNASQPALTDRVDLRWHGNARILSEPELGLTAARLRAFSEAASPHVLLVDDDNVLAPEFLETTLAIAGKHPELGAWGASIEGEFETEVPKWLERELLFLAVRPIQKQQIALSETPGFPTPAGAGMTVHRRVFERYAEHIQQDPFRRELDRKGSSLISAGDTDLSLCAWELGLGLGNFPELRLTHLIPRGRMTPAYLARLHESMAYSAYAMKRVRGEDALTTVHSPVRIVRTLARELLHARWQGARFFLSQVKGARKAHRHFSAVASPESGS; the protein is encoded by the coding sequence ATGACCCAACGCACCGAGCTGAGTGTCTGCATCTGCAGCCACAACCCACGAGCACAGTTTTTGGATCGAACACTGTGTGCCCTGCAAGCTCAGACCCTGGCCCGTAGTCGTTGGGAGTTGCTGCTCATTGATAACGCATCGCAGCCTGCACTCACCGACCGAGTGGACCTCAGGTGGCATGGCAATGCCCGCATCCTCAGTGAACCGGAACTGGGGCTTACGGCAGCTCGACTTCGAGCGTTTTCGGAGGCAGCGAGTCCTCATGTGCTCTTGGTCGATGATGACAATGTGCTGGCTCCCGAATTTCTGGAAACGACCTTGGCGATTGCTGGCAAGCATCCGGAACTGGGGGCATGGGGAGCCAGTATCGAAGGTGAATTTGAAACGGAAGTGCCAAAGTGGTTGGAGCGCGAGCTGCTGTTCCTTGCCGTGCGTCCGATCCAGAAGCAGCAGATTGCACTGAGCGAAACTCCGGGTTTTCCCACGCCAGCGGGAGCCGGAATGACGGTGCACCGAAGGGTCTTTGAGCGCTATGCCGAACACATCCAGCAGGATCCCTTTCGCAGGGAACTCGATCGCAAGGGCAGTAGTCTGATCTCTGCAGGGGACACGGATCTTTCACTCTGTGCATGGGAGTTGGGTTTGGGACTGGGCAATTTCCCTGAACTGCGTCTGACCCACCTCATTCCACGTGGGCGCATGACACCCGCTTATCTGGCGCGCCTGCATGAGAGCATGGCCTACAGTGCCTACGCCATGAAACGGGTGCGCGGTGAAGATGCACTTACCACCGTTCACTCACCTGTTCGCATTGTTCGCACCCTCGCGCGCGAGCTGCTGCATGCCCGTTGGCAAGGTGCGCGGTTTTTTCTGTCGCAAGTCAAGGGAGCACGAAAGGCACACCGCCATTTCAGTGCTGTGGCATCGCCGGAATCTGGTTCATGA
- a CDS encoding glycosyltransferase family 4 protein has translation MKILFVAPTYFDPNSVIGGGERYVHELARALSDQASVDVFSFGPKSRQFAQDAVKFSIFRSRQFRHFTLINPFCFGHYVRIRRGTWDVVHVHQLCTFVSDIACLAASHAGIPVVGTDHGGGGAWVLNRRMRIYPRYAAVVGQSQHAAELLKADFSDCVQVIKGGVDTQTFTPAPSNRESPFVLFVGRLLPHKGVHTLVEAFVRANVAGYRLMLVGRATDPAYLDRLQTLAAGRAVEFRTSVNDAELRQLYQQASLTVLPSEGGTSDGAPPELMGFTSLESQASGTPVLVSDAGPMHEFMNEGVSGSVFRAGDVANLSERMQEVLGWYDTTPSPLIAERCAQHVQSFSWQSVASRHLELYRSFQPS, from the coding sequence ATGAAAATTTTATTTGTCGCACCGACTTACTTTGATCCGAACTCCGTGATTGGAGGGGGTGAGCGCTATGTGCACGAACTGGCGCGAGCACTATCGGATCAGGCTTCGGTGGATGTCTTCAGTTTTGGCCCGAAGTCGCGTCAGTTTGCGCAGGATGCGGTGAAATTTTCCATTTTCAGGTCCCGACAATTCCGGCACTTCACTCTGATCAACCCGTTTTGCTTCGGACATTATGTTCGAATCCGCCGTGGAACCTGGGATGTCGTGCATGTCCATCAATTGTGCACCTTTGTCAGTGACATTGCCTGCCTGGCTGCATCTCACGCGGGAATTCCTGTGGTGGGTACCGATCATGGTGGTGGTGGAGCATGGGTGCTCAACCGACGGATGCGCATCTATCCGCGCTATGCTGCGGTCGTGGGTCAGTCCCAGCATGCTGCTGAACTCTTAAAAGCTGATTTTTCAGACTGCGTCCAGGTGATCAAGGGCGGCGTTGATACGCAGACCTTCACCCCCGCACCGAGCAATCGCGAGTCTCCGTTTGTTTTGTTTGTGGGACGGCTGCTCCCTCACAAAGGAGTGCATACACTCGTCGAAGCCTTTGTGCGTGCGAACGTTGCAGGCTATCGACTGATGTTGGTTGGTCGGGCGACTGACCCCGCTTACCTGGATCGACTGCAAACCCTGGCAGCTGGTCGGGCAGTCGAATTTCGAACAAGTGTGAATGATGCCGAACTCAGGCAACTCTACCAGCAGGCGAGTCTGACCGTGCTGCCGTCCGAGGGTGGAACCAGTGACGGTGCTCCCCCGGAACTGATGGGGTTCACCAGTCTGGAGAGCCAGGCCAGTGGTACTCCGGTTTTGGTTTCCGACGCAGGTCCCATGCACGAGTTCATGAATGAGGGGGTGAGCGGTTCTGTCTTTCGGGCTGGAGATGTTGCGAACTTGAGTGAACGCATGCAGGAGGTGCTGGGCTGGTATGATACGACCCCGTCACCGTTGATCGCAGAGCGCTGTGCGCAGCATGTGCAGTCGTTTTCGTGGCAAAGTGTTGCCTCCCGTCATCTCGAACTGTATCGAAGTTTTCAACCGTCATGA
- a CDS encoding exostosin family protein: protein MKVMLLNPQAIDAGIGDLPCAAFREFEHIARCSRNSHFALTLQAEEADLILAPIQFNGYGLFFRKLRQSAFYRHHQSRVYVYCPDDNVYPSIPGVYPSVSHDFVQANWARAGHYLSSHIHKFDFRAVPVVEKDIECSFAGSTYTHAIRREIAALGNQGVTVFDASASAQTPWYSQASTQVEDARMRFREILERSRFTICPRGEAPSSIRLFEAMQASCVPIIVSDAQVLPHGPQWESCSIRVPESEVTRIPEHIAAFRERASQMGTAARQEWERYFAPETGFETICRALESIHASIEPNRVQRERGIAFRKYGKLNNLRALCRDWKSRLQATDQQD from the coding sequence ATGAAAGTGATGCTTCTCAATCCGCAGGCCATCGATGCAGGCATCGGTGACTTGCCCTGTGCCGCTTTTCGCGAGTTCGAGCACATTGCGCGCTGTAGTCGGAACTCCCACTTTGCGTTGACGTTGCAGGCTGAAGAGGCGGACCTCATTCTCGCTCCCATTCAGTTTAACGGGTACGGACTTTTTTTCCGCAAACTCCGACAAAGTGCCTTCTACAGGCACCATCAATCCAGGGTCTACGTCTACTGCCCCGACGATAACGTCTACCCGAGCATTCCGGGAGTGTATCCTTCGGTCAGTCATGATTTTGTGCAGGCGAACTGGGCACGTGCAGGTCACTACCTGTCGAGCCACATCCACAAATTCGATTTTCGAGCGGTTCCGGTGGTGGAAAAAGATATCGAATGTTCCTTTGCTGGTTCTACCTATACTCATGCCATTCGCCGGGAAATTGCAGCACTTGGAAATCAGGGAGTGACCGTATTTGACGCTTCTGCATCCGCGCAGACGCCGTGGTATTCCCAGGCATCCACCCAAGTCGAAGATGCCCGCATGCGTTTTCGGGAGATCCTCGAACGAAGTCGCTTCACGATTTGTCCCCGTGGGGAAGCACCGTCCTCGATTCGTCTGTTTGAAGCCATGCAGGCGTCCTGTGTCCCCATCATTGTATCGGATGCACAGGTTTTGCCCCACGGACCGCAGTGGGAGTCGTGTTCGATCCGTGTGCCGGAATCTGAGGTCACCCGCATACCCGAGCATATTGCAGCCTTCCGAGAGCGCGCCTCACAAATGGGCACTGCAGCGCGTCAAGAGTGGGAACGCTATTTTGCTCCGGAAACCGGATTTGAAACAATCTGCCGGGCTCTCGAATCGATCCATGCTTCGATAGAGCCGAATCGCGTCCAGAGGGAGCGGGGTATCGCCTTTCGAAAGTATGGAAAACTCAACAATCTTCGAGCCCTCTGCAGGGATTGGAAGAGCCGGTTACAAGCTACAGATCAACAGGATTGA
- a CDS encoding FkbM family methyltransferase yields MPIRKLITKFRRRPFPANLTALRACRISYAQFGEDLFLTYLLGYERTQGTYLDIGCYHPVQFSNTYIFYQRGWSGVTIDPNPAFAAEWKRYRPRDQFLNVAISKESGTTPYISNAIHPAMNRICADRNEALGEHERMIEVPARPISSILQSELKGRTIDLMSVDCEGYDIEILRQMDFHTWKPSVIAAEDPGESENSEVVRYLHEVGYACRARIGLTRIFQRV; encoded by the coding sequence ATGCCCATTCGCAAGCTGATCACAAAATTCCGTCGCCGCCCTTTTCCCGCGAATCTGACAGCACTGCGTGCCTGCCGCATCTCCTATGCGCAGTTTGGGGAAGATCTGTTTCTGACCTACCTGCTTGGATATGAGCGAACCCAAGGAACCTACCTCGATATTGGTTGCTACCATCCGGTCCAGTTTTCGAATACCTACATTTTTTATCAACGCGGGTGGAGCGGAGTAACCATTGATCCCAATCCCGCCTTCGCGGCGGAGTGGAAACGGTACCGACCGCGAGACCAGTTTCTCAACGTGGCGATTTCAAAAGAATCCGGCACCACACCCTACATTTCCAACGCTATTCACCCGGCCATGAATCGAATTTGTGCAGACCGGAATGAAGCACTGGGTGAGCACGAGCGCATGATCGAGGTGCCTGCCCGCCCGATATCCTCGATCCTGCAGAGCGAATTGAAAGGACGAACCATTGATCTGATGAGTGTGGATTGTGAAGGCTACGATATCGAGATTCTCAGGCAAATGGATTTCCATACTTGGAAGCCGAGCGTGATCGCTGCAGAAGATCCGGGCGAATCAGAAAATTCGGAAGTCGTTCGCTACCTTCACGAAGTGGGGTATGCTTGCAGAGCGCGCATTGGCCTGACGCGTATTTTTCAGCGCGTTTAA